The genomic window CCCACCCTGCAGTCACAGCCCCAGGCCTCAgtttaccttctttttctctcctcaggTTTTAACCCTGCCCAGGCACAGAACGGTAGGCCTAGACCCTGCaattcccctccctgcctcccaaagACTTCCCCATCTCTGTTCCCCAGCCTTTCCAAACCTGCCCCTGCTGGCACCTCCTCCCAATTCCCAACTCCCACTGACCGCCCCCACAAACCCCCTGTGCCACATTCTCAGAATGCAATTGCTCCGTGGTGAGTCCCGGTGTGCTGGCGGGGATCGTGCTGGGGGACCTGGTACTGACCCTCCTCATCGCCCTGGCTGTGTACTCCCTGGGCCGGCTGTTCCCTCGGGGGCGAGGGGCCGTGGACGGTGAGTGGGGATGGCAGGGGAGAGCCTGGGCCCCTCTGAGGACTTGCCTGGCAGGGAGGGGTAAGCTCCCAAGTCACAACCATCCAAAGGGACATTGATGGAGGGACAAAATTGTCCTGATTCACCACCTTAACTGTCTCTGCACCCTGCACTACTCCCCATCCCCCAGCAGTGACCAGGAAACAGCGCATTACGGAGACAGAGTCGCCATATCAGGTGAGAAAGCCAGCTTCTCACATCTCACTCCTACCCTGTGCATGTCTGTCCTAAACACCTCCCCAGTCCCTTTAGGACCTAGACCCTAAAGCCACTTTCTCAGCAACATTTCAAACCCTCAAAGACTAACGGGGCTTTCATGATCTGTCCACAAGGGCTTTCAGTGATCAATCATGACCTTATGCGCAGCTTAAAATGTGTGAGAAAACCCAGGGATGGCTTTACCTTTGCAAGGGCAAATGCAGGCCTTAACCTTCAGGCAGGCACTGAATTGTTCAGGACAGAATGATTTCTGGGAGAAGCTCTTAGAAGGGCAAGAGGATATAATTCAGCTCTAATTCAGTAACTCCGAAGAGAggagttttagaattttttggAAGGAGGGATCCTGTATCGCTTTGAGAAGCTGATGAAAGCtagagattcctcagaaaatccacacaaaaatttacaaaattgtaCATATAATCTAGGGGCGGTACAAGTACCCTTGAAACCCTTCTTAAGAACCACCATGCAGACAGAGgcatctctccttctcttgccTCTCTGTCAATGTCCTTCTCAACCCTTTTGGGGGTCATGGGCTCCTGTGAGAATCTAATGGAAGCTGAACAGACCCCTTCCCATCGAGGTGTGCACCCAGACCGGTCGTTTGCATATGATTTCAGGGATTCAGTTTGAAGTCTGTCTCTTTGGACTATAAACCTCCCCCTCAATTGTGAGCCTCGTTCTATGAAATCTCTTACTTACCTGCagccagctttgctttgcttccctTGTGGATTAAAAAGTCTTTTTGTAAGGTGAAAGAATCTTGAGTTTGGCTCCATGAGGTCCAGAAGAATGAGGGAGATTTTCAGTTACCAGGGGCAgtgaaatttggggggaaagcgttattctaatttatttgtcctttggtagaatttgttgagcacctacacAGCAACAGTTTACATACTAGTTGGAGAGATGGACTTGAAGCAAATTAACATAATATCATTGGGGGAAAGTATCATGAGCGAAATAAAGCTGGTGTGGCAGTGACTGGGGTGTGCGTGTGGAGGGGAGAAATTAGATGGGGTATCAAGAAGtgcttctctgaggaagtgacatgaGCTGAGACTTGCAGGTGGAAAAGGAACCATCCATGGGAATATCTAGGAAACCtgtgttctaggcagagagaacagcacacacaaaggccctgaggctgggacATGATGGTGAGGcagagcagaaagggaaagactGAATGCACTCGATTAAAATCCAGATCTCTTCCGTGGCTGCAAGGCTGACGAAGCTGCTAGGAGCTTTACAGGCCACTGGGAGAAGGCTGAATTTTGCTTTAAGTTTATTCAGCGTACCTCTTCCACTGATGGTTCCCACCCTGTCTCTCCCATTAGGAGCTCCAAGGTCAGAGGTCAGATGTCTACAGTGACCTCAACACACAGAGGCCATATTACAAATGAGCCCAAAGCACAGCAGTCAACAACCTGATGCCTGGATCCAGTCATTCCTGATGCCTACCCAGCACCTTATTCCTCCTCCCACCAAGATCCAGATCCAGAGTGCTCTCCCTGAGATGTCAGACTTTTCTTCACCACTGCTCCCAAATAAACATGGCACACAAAAACACTATTGAGTTATTCCAGATCTCTGGGCTGAAGGAGCAGGGGATATGTGAAGttcctgggagggagggaagctcTGGGGACCCTGGGGTTCTTTGAGGAAGACGTAGAACTGGAGGtgttttggagcacctggctggctcagttggaagagcatgcaactcttgatctcagggttgtaagttcgagccccacatcggctgtGGAGATgacttaaattgtttttaaaaaattttttaatatttatttttgagacacagagagagacagagcatgagcaggggaggggcagagagggagacacagaatctgaagtaggctccagactcccagctgtcagcacagatcccgacacggggctcgaacccacgaaccacgagaccgtgacctgagccaaagttggatgcttaaccgactgagacacccacacccaggcgcccttacagtcttttttttttttttttaatgtttatttatttatttttgagagagagagtgtgggggaggggcagacagagggagactgagaatcccaggcaggtgctgagctgtcagtgcagacgcggggctccatctcaccaaccatgtgattatgatctgagccaaagtcaagagtcagacgcttaactgatggagccacccaggcacccccccccaaacatcttaacaaacaaacaaacaaacaaacaaaactagaggtattTCAGTTGCTTTATTCCAACCCAAGTCGGGAGTGGGTATCCTGTGCCACCACACACAATGCAGGATGAGAGGGTCAGAAGTCAAAGGTGTCGCTTACAAGGGGGTCAGCCCCTGCCAGGCATGTTCATGTAGATTTTGTCatcttctgggggtgggggagagaaagcatgaggcCTGACCACCTACCAGCCACCCACGTCTCTACCTTCCTGGGGACCCCCTGCCTCAGGGGTTTCCTCAGGAGTTCCCCCATGCACCACCCCCAGGGTTTCCCCAGCATATCCTCCAGGGCTTCCCTGGAGGACACCTCCCTGGGGACCCCCTCCCTAGGGCCATCAGCCCCTCCGGGCCCCATCCTGTCTCTGCCCTCACCTTGGGTGGGCCTGCGGCGGGGGCAAGCACACACAAACACCACCGCAACGATCAGCAGCGACACCACCAAATCGGCGGCCATGAGGCCTACCAGCATCGTCAGGGAGGGGGGCCCACATCCGGAACAGGAACCTTGTGGGTGGCGCCCAGACAGAAGGGgattgaggtgggggggggggttccagaCCCTCAGGACTGCACTTTGGGCATATGGGACAGAGGAagtccctggggggggggggcgggtgtctGAGATTCCCTGGGTTTGACTTGGGGAATGAAAGGGGAGGTGGAGGACTGGAGACAGGTGGGGGTGTCCCAGCACAGAGAGACATGGGTGGTGCTTCGGGCCTAGTGGGTACTCCCAAAGAAGGCTGGGGGGTGGCTGAGTCCCTGGGGCTTCAGTTTGGTGATGAGAGCAGTGATACGGGGACCCAGAGAGGGCTGCAGGTCCTCTGGGGGCTCTGATTTGGGGGTGAGAGGTGAGGTGGTGACCTGGGGTGTTCCAGGACCCTCAGGCCACACTTTAGGGACAGAAGCAGTACCTGAAGGGCCATGGCAAAAGGGAAGGAGTGCTGATTTCTCACCTGGGGTTGTCAGAGCCGCAGCCACTGtgaaaagagagggaaggtgggtcagcagggagaggtggttcccaAAACAGGGTGCAGGGAAAGGTGGTGCCCTGAGAAGCAACCTCCATTCCAGAGGGAGCAGATGAGAAAGAGGCCAGATGGGAAGGGGAGctcccaaagacacacagagataGGACATCAAAAGTAGAAGTAGAGACAGACCCAGCAGGGAGATGGGGCGATTAACAGGCAGAGGCTCCAGACTCCGTTTCTCTCCCCAGAGAACCAGCCTCTGAAGCCAAATGGATCTCGAGGAAGGAAGGGGTACTGGGAGGATCTGCTCTCAGCACCCCTCCCTTCAGATGCCACCTGAGCCACCCTTTTCATAAATACCGTGCCTGCCACCCCCCATAGCCACTGGCTTCACCTGGGAGCAAAAGCAGGAACAGGATGTCACTTGAAGGGGCCATGGTGGGTAGGGGCTAGAAGGGGGCTGGCAAAAGGCTTTGGTCCAGAGAAGTCCTGAGGAACAGTGGGGGAGTAGAGAAGCAAGCAATAGCGGATATCACCCTGCTGGTGACAAGGCCACCTGCTtcctgtgtgtgtgggaggggtagaAGTGGTGAGTCCCTGTGACTGCCTTTGGGGGTAGGGTCAGAGACCAGGGAGGCTGCTATGTTTGTCTAGGTGGGAGGTGACAGATGGACCAGGTTGTGGGCACTGGAGAGATGGAAAGATTCTGGAAGTAGAACCAACAAAATTTGTTGACCATGTAGGTATgggtgtgtgagagacagagggattCAGGATGACCAAAACTTCTGGACTGAGCAACTGAAAAGTTGGGGCATCCTTGGACAGAGATGGCAAATGAGGGGAAGCAGGTTTAGGGGAAAGTGTCAAGGTCTGGGGACACGGAGTTGGAAATGCCTGAGAGATTCCTTGTGGAACTGAATGACCACAGCTGCATCTATGAATTCAGGGGATAAATCTGGTCTGGAAATGTAAATTTTCAGGTTGATGGCTTAtggatggtatttaaagccacgAGACTGGATGAGGTCACCAAGGAAGTGAGTACAGACAGAGGAGTGCCCCTGGCCCCCAAGAATGGGTGAAGAGGCGGAAACAGCCAGGGAAGCAACAGCATGTGAGGGAGGAGAACCAGGGGAGCAGAAGCCTTGAGAGCCCGAGAGAAATGATTAACATGATCACTGAGATGGGAACCGAGAATGAGCCTCCCCTGGAATGTCAGTTGGCTTGAGGGCTGGGAATTCCTGGCTGCTTAGTTCACAGCTATACCACAGCGCCCAGCAAAGTACCTCTCTTGCagtaataaatcatttttaatgatgatGAATATATGAGAACTGCCCTCTGAAAAAGAAGGTgatgtgggggaaagggagaaatttgAGCCCACCTATGGTGGCTCTTACCAACAGATCTTCCCTCCCTGGGGACCGGGACCCCAGTCCCCTCTTCCCCCAGGACACAGTAATACTGTCCCCTCTCAGCCCAGGGCCCAGAAATCGAAACCTCCATCACCCCCTTGGATAGAGCCTCAGAAGTCTAGGCCCTCAGTGCTCTCCTCCTTCAGGACTCGGCTGTTCTAGGCCCACTTCTCCTTCAGACCTAAGATGGGGCCCCCAGCTGCCTCTTTCCTGGGAGACTCAGGAGTCTGGCTCGCAGTGTCAGCCCCGCCCATTCAGAGACTCGGCTTGCTAGAGCGCGACACGGGGACTCCCAGGCCTGTGGGCGGGGCCCTACCCATGACCGGGCGGTGCTAGAACCCCAGTTTAAAAACTCGCGGGGCACCAACTCTAGATCGGGGACCCGGCGGCGGCTCCGCGGGAAAGAGCGAGGCTGGCGCAGCGCCGAGGCCGCGGCCCTGGGGGCCCGCAATCCGCGCCACGGAATCCCCGAggtaatgggggtggggtggggaggtgagacACGCTCGGCCCCTTGAAGGAGCGAGGGGCTGGGAGTCCGGCTCTTGAGGATGCCAGAGACGGAGCTGGGAGGATCAGGCCTGGGTGCTGAGAGTGAGGGTACTTGGTGTTTGGAGGGGCCAGGAGGCCCGGGCATCTGGGTGGTGATGGAGGAGCGGCTGGGGTtctggactcctgggtcctgGGCGGTAGGGGATTGGAGATTCGGAATCCCGGGTCCCGGAGGTGAAGGGGCTGGAGGCCCGACCCCTGGGTCCTGTGGGAGGACGGGGCTGGGAAGGAGTGTAGAAAGGGGCTAGGTTgagtcctgggggagggggcgtggtTGTTTAAAAATCAGCCACGGGTCCGCGGGGGTAAGATCCGGCGCCTGGCCGCAGGGGTCCACGCAGGCCTTGaccctaccccccaccccgggaatTCCCGAGTCTCCACCAGCCCTGGGTCCCTGGGCTGCTCGGGAATTCCCCACGTGCGGGGATTCCACGCGCTCCACGCTTGGCCAAGCGCCCCGCCTCTCAGCGGGACACCTGCTGCGCGCGGCCAGGCGTGGAAGGGGTGGTTGGAAGATTCCCTTGCGTGAGAGCCGTGACGTCAGCGCGTCGCGGCTGGGCTGTTTCCGAGTCCGCCCTCCCCCGCTTAACCCTTCCTCCTCCGGAATCCGGGCTCTGAAGGGTGAGCGTTGAACGCCCGGACTTCCGGGGTGGTGTGGACCAGGCTTCTGCAAACTGGGACTCCCAGGTGCTAGAGAGGAAGAGGCTGAGGGCCCGGACTCCTGGGTCTTGGGGAAACGGGTGCTAGGCTCTCGGACTCCCGCAAAATGGGGCCTGGACTGTTAGGTCTCAAGGGGGAATGGGGTCTGGACTTCTGGAACCCAGATGAGCTAGGGGCTATTGATTCGTGGTTCCTTGGGGAGAGGGGCTGCGGACTCGGACGCCTGGTTTCCAGAGGAAAGTGTGTCAGCTTCTAGGGCAGAGATGTTGAGAACCTAGTTGTGCAGGCGTCTCAGGGAGTGATTCCCAGCGACCCCCGAGGCCTCGGGAATGGGAGGTCTGGGGGCTGGGATTTTTCACGGAAGTTGGGGGGAGGTGCTGCAGAGGAgcgccctcctcccccttcctcagtTTCCACGACGCTGGTGGAAAGTTGGGTCAGAGGGGAAAGTGcgaagcaaagggaaggaaacggcggcggcggaggcggatGCTGCACCTGAAAGCTAAGATTGGCTTTGGAGTTCGCAGGCGGAGTCAATGTGCCAGTTTTTCCGTGCAGGAGGGCGAGGCAGGGAGCCCAAAACCACTCCCCCGCGTGGTTGGGTGACTTAAAGACCCCTAATTATTTCCCTCcatctcttccccccccccccagtgagcCGGGGTGAACGCAGCCACTGCCCGTCACAAACAGTGAAGAAGCTCCTGGAGGAACAGAGGCGCCGTCAGCAGCAGCCTGATGCTGGTGGGGTACCGGTAAGGCCCATGGAGCCTTGTGAACTACAACTCTCATGAGGCTCTGCCCCATTGGGCAAGGACTTGATGGCCTGCTGGGCCCTCAGAACAGATGAGAGGCTAGTCCTGACTTAGATACgctgtgggtgggggaatggatgcTGGGGGATCGGTCATAGAAATTCTCCCTTGTTCCTTTTTGTCTCTGCCTCTACAGGGACAGTTTCCACCTCCTCTGGCCCAGTCCCTGACCCCATCTGTGAATGAGAGTGAGGCAGGTAAGTCTGGAAAATCATCTGCTTCCCTCAGCTCACAGCCCCAGCTTTCTTCAGGGACTCAAACGTTCCAAATCTTAGGACTTTTGGGAGCGTAGGAGTCAGACCTTCTCTTGCTGGGACCCAGTGGCAGTTGGATCTCCCAGATTCTTTGGAGCCCTGTAATCTATGTACGTAGCCCTTCCGTGTTGCAGGGGCCCAGGCTCCCAGCCTTCTGTTGCTCCGGGAGTCTAGGCCCTCAGCCCCACAGTGTCCCAGGAGTCCAGGTTTCAGAAGTCCAAGCTTCCAACCCCTCGGCGTCCTGGATTCGGGGTCCCAGCCCTTTGGTGTCCCACACGGACGAGGACTAGCTCCCAGCACCTTGGGAGGTTCCGGGCTCTCACACAGGTCCTCCGGCCTTGATGACTTCCCTGACTCTGGTAACCAGGcctgcccctgctcctcctctcacACACAGGCCATTCTCGCTTGCCAGTACACCAGGAGACTGTGGGTTCTGGACTTGGCAGCCTGGCCCCCACCACGGGCTTTCCAGACTGGGACCCCAACACGCATGCTGCCTACACAGACAGCCCCTACTCTTACCCTGCTTCTGCTGCTGAAGGTTTCCTGACTCCCGACTTCTACCCACCCTCCGACCCAGGGCGCCAGTGTCCATTTTCTGTGGGGATGGAGGTGAGATACAGAGTGGGAACAGGATACTGAAGGGCCCCTAAAATCCCCAGTTGCCCTCAGGCTGGATTAAGGTCCTATTCTTCAGATGGgcaacactgaggctcagaggtccAAGGTCACTTGGTACAGATGGGACACCCAGCCACTGTACCTGGCactctgtatgtgtatgtatatatgttaggAAGAGAGAATGCTCAGCTGATTGGCTCTTCCCACCGCATGCACCCTTCAGGACCCCCTGGATACCCGGCTTTGTGCAGAACCTTCCCTGCCACAGGCAGGATCCTGGAGAGGTTCTGGACTCCCCTCAGGACCCCCACAGATGCCTCCCGTGACCACCGGACCGTCTCTGGACACAGCCCGTGCTCACATGCTGGCTTTGGGGCCACAACGGCTGCTGGCCCAGGATGAGGAGGGAGACACGTGAGTATGGGGGATCGCGGTCTGCATGCTCCTGGCTTAGCTGGGGTGCTGTGCTCACTGGTGTCCCCCTACCTGTCCTCAGGCTCCTGCACCTGTTTGCGGCTCGTGGCTTGCGCTGGGCAGCATATGCTGCAGCTGAGATGCTCCAAATGTACAGACATCTGGACATTCGTGAGCATAAGGGCAAGGTGAGGGCCAGGGGCCTGGACTCCTGGATTGAAGGCAGAAGGTCTGGGGCCTGGATTTCAGACGGGGGCCCCAGACTGACCTTCTTATGTCTTGCAGACCCCTCTCCTGGTGGCTGCCGCCGCCAACCAGCCCCTGATTGTGGAGGATCTACTGAACCTgggggcagagcccaatgccaccGATCATCGGGGACGTTCTGTCTTGCATGTGGCCGCTACCTATGGGCTCCCAGGAGTCCTCTCGGTATGGCCCGCTGACCAGGGGGGTGGATGGGATGGACTGGTTGCTCAAATCATGGCTTCCGGGGCTAGGAGGCCCAGGGAGACTCTAATCCAGCACTCTGCCTTCTCCTACTCAGGCTGTGATTAACTCCGGGGTTCAGGTTGACCTAGAAGCCAGAGACTTTGAGGGTAAGTTGGGTGGTGAGCAGGGCAGGTGTGGCAGGTGGGGTGGGTACTTCAGACACAGAGCCCTCACTGTCTCCATTCTGCAGGCCTCACCCCTCTCCACACGGCCATCCTGGCCCTCAATGTTGCTATGCACCCACCTGACCTATGTTCCCGGGTGCTGAGTACCCAGGCCCGAGACAGGCTGGCTTGTGTCCAAATGTTGCTGCACATGGGTGCTGATCACACCAGCCAGGTGAGCTGGGCAGTGGGCCGCCCCTAGGAGGGTGGGTCACCTGGATGGTGTGGGGCGGGTCACCTGGATGTCCAGGGGCTTCAAACAAATGCTGGCTTCGTCTCTTCCCAGCTATGTGAACTTGAGCCTATGACTTCATTTTTCTGTGCCCCTAAGAGTAACATTACTGATCTTAGCTTATATTTATCCAGCACCTACTATTCATCTAGTGCTGCGTTTCATGGATTAGCTAATTGAGTCCACAAACATCCTTTGACGTGTGTGCTATTATCACTTTTTCTGTTTCACTGGtaagaaaaactgaggcacagtgtcAAAAATCTTACAGCTTGTGAGTATCAGAGAAGGGATTAGAACCCAGGTGGTCTGACGCCAGAATCCACCTCTTCATAAATATATTATTCTCCTTCCTCTGATCGT from Panthera tigris isolate Pti1 chromosome E2, P.tigris_Pti1_mat1.1, whole genome shotgun sequence includes these protein-coding regions:
- the HCST gene encoding hematopoietic cell signal transducer isoform X1, with translation MAPSSDILFLLLLPVAAALTTPGEKSALLPFCHGPSGSCSGCGPPSLTMLVGLMAADLVVSLLIVAVVFVCACPRRRPTQEDDKIYMNMPGRG
- the HCST gene encoding hematopoietic cell signal transducer isoform X2; translated protein: MAPSSDILFLLLLPVAAALTTPGEKSALLPFCHGPSGSCSGCGPPSLTMLVGLMAADLVVSLLIVAVVFVCACPRRRPTQDDKIYMNMPGRG
- the LOC102964980 gene encoding TYRO protein tyrosine kinase-binding protein isoform X1, which codes for MRVLGPSNRLLFLPLLLTVGGFNPAQAQNECNCSVVSPGVLAGIVLGDLVLTLLIALAVYSLGRLFPRGRGAVDAVTRKQRITETESPYQELQGQRSDVYSDLNTQRPYYK
- the LOC102964980 gene encoding TYRO protein tyrosine kinase-binding protein isoform X2 — its product is MRVLGPSNRLLFLPLLLTVGGFNPAQAQNECNCSVVSPGVLAGIVLGDLVLTLLIALAVYSLGRLFPRGRGAVDVTRKQRITETESPYQELQGQRSDVYSDLNTQRPYYK
- the NFKBID gene encoding NF-kappa-B inhibitor delta isoform X2, whose translation is MRVRQDPLDTRLCAEPSLPQAGSWRGSGLPSGPPQMPPVTTGPSLDTARAHMLALGPQRLLAQDEEGDTLLHLFAARGLRWAAYAAAEMLQMYRHLDIREHKGKTPLLVAAAANQPLIVEDLLNLGAEPNATDHRGRSVLHVAATYGLPGVLSAVINSGVQVDLEARDFEGLTPLHTAILALNVAMHPPDLCSRVLSTQARDRLACVQMLLHMGADHTSQEIKSNKTVLHLAVQAANPTLVQLLLELPRGDLRAFVNMKAHGNTALHMAAALPPGPPQEAIVRRLLAAGADPTLRNLENEQPVHLLRPGPGPEGLRQLLKRSRVAPPGLSS
- the HCST gene encoding hematopoietic cell signal transducer isoform X3, translating into MAPSSDILFLLLLPVAAALTTPGSCSGCGPPSLTMLVGLMAADLVVSLLIVAVVFVCACPRRRPTQEDDKIYMNMPGRG
- the NFKBID gene encoding NF-kappa-B inhibitor delta isoform X1, whose translation is MDAGGSVIEILPCSFLSLPLQGQFPPPLAQSLTPSVNESEAGHSRLPVHQETVGSGLGSLAPTTGFPDWDPNTHAAYTDSPYSYPASAAEGFLTPDFYPPSDPGRQCPFSVGMEDPLDTRLCAEPSLPQAGSWRGSGLPSGPPQMPPVTTGPSLDTARAHMLALGPQRLLAQDEEGDTLLHLFAARGLRWAAYAAAEMLQMYRHLDIREHKGKTPLLVAAAANQPLIVEDLLNLGAEPNATDHRGRSVLHVAATYGLPGVLSAVINSGVQVDLEARDFEGLTPLHTAILALNVAMHPPDLCSRVLSTQARDRLACVQMLLHMGADHTSQEIKSNKTVLHLAVQAANPTLVQLLLELPRGDLRAFVNMKAHGNTALHMAAALPPGPPQEAIVRRLLAAGADPTLRNLENEQPVHLLRPGPGPEGLRQLLKRSRVAPPGLSS